A genome region from Thalassotalea euphylliae includes the following:
- a CDS encoding insulinase family protein, with protein sequence MKTFTQQLTKLSTAIVLSSAALSAYAGTVNKSPNDPREYHTFTLGNQLEVITVSDPNLKQSAATLSVGVGQYQDPAQFQGLAHFLEHMIFMGSEKYPTPDEFMAFVSENGGRTNAYTAQQQTTYLFSIDSKQFAPALDRLSSAIKQPLFDASMVQKEINAVNSEWLTHRQSDQFVQQRAAARTGNLAHPRVQLGVGNLETLNKDKAALLAELGNFHQDFYSANIMKLVLVGNQTPKQLKKLAKKYFSNIKNKKVERPVTLLPAYQTEHLGQHIYVQSKVKVPLLAVEFAIPNNMSQWQGQANAYVQKLIASQEEGSLLATLTEQGLIQFGNVMFMPNAWGNNGSAFLQFVLTEKGQAQQDTILASTFSYLAQIKSQGISQAHFDELKGLLNLQYEDYRAPAALPLAMQLAQPIFDVPSEHLIDHNFVAKQFNANQIGDLVDHLTPERARIYHINPEEKVDTELTYAEGGYRVAAITQQELATWQSSPLAVKLPAAQIIEQEEAVEVVLDGDYSSPKKIFSEAGTQVFYSQSTHHKGKEGVLNLALTSTAPSENIDNAVSASLLNVIFIKENQRLLQRAQQRNGVMISPAPNNANNTVFRLFGRSSKQFKLATQLVEEFKGLEITERDFKSALKLVNDSLESMQELKISDQLSFHAMNLTRRSPYQYSVKATRKALANASLEKVQAMHQQILNNNFVDIYAHGNFAPNKLIEFAKQTRELLGKSEMQPWYIASEFSVKQGSAVVKKVSVKQDGVGLVDTYIYPKQSAKVLAQLHLLNRLSSTPLFKELRTNQQVGYVVRSYEENIHDYPALSVMIVSDNTNLQQLKERIESFQIGFYNALEQVDEKAITQLANSVADELSKKPENIFVEVGHYIQDWEQNKHAFSTKAQQIRDIKATTKADLLALYKDMFIQGKFMNALTQLKGEDFKDTGYYSWSAAGE encoded by the coding sequence ATGAAAACCTTTACCCAACAACTGACTAAGCTCAGTACTGCAATTGTGCTATCTAGCGCAGCACTTAGTGCCTATGCAGGCACTGTCAATAAAAGCCCAAATGACCCGCGTGAATATCACACCTTCACCTTAGGTAATCAACTGGAAGTTATCACGGTATCTGACCCCAACTTGAAACAGTCGGCTGCCACTTTATCTGTCGGAGTCGGCCAATATCAAGATCCAGCGCAATTTCAGGGTTTAGCGCATTTTCTTGAGCACATGATTTTTATGGGCTCAGAAAAATACCCTACCCCTGATGAGTTTATGGCATTCGTTAGTGAAAACGGTGGTCGCACCAATGCTTATACAGCGCAGCAGCAAACTACCTACTTATTTTCAATCGACAGCAAGCAGTTTGCACCTGCGCTCGATCGATTAAGTAGCGCCATCAAGCAGCCATTGTTTGACGCAAGCATGGTGCAAAAGGAAATCAACGCGGTAAATTCTGAATGGCTTACTCATCGCCAGTCAGATCAGTTTGTACAGCAACGCGCTGCAGCTCGCACAGGTAACTTAGCGCACCCAAGAGTGCAACTAGGTGTTGGTAATCTAGAAACGCTTAACAAAGACAAAGCGGCACTATTAGCTGAGCTAGGTAATTTCCACCAAGATTTTTACTCCGCCAATATCATGAAGTTGGTACTGGTTGGTAACCAAACACCTAAGCAGCTAAAGAAGTTAGCGAAAAAGTACTTTTCGAATATTAAAAACAAGAAAGTCGAGCGCCCAGTCACACTACTACCGGCCTACCAAACAGAGCATTTAGGCCAACACATTTATGTGCAAAGTAAGGTTAAAGTGCCGCTACTGGCAGTAGAGTTTGCGATCCCCAACAATATGTCGCAATGGCAAGGCCAAGCTAACGCTTATGTGCAAAAACTTATTGCCTCACAAGAAGAAGGCTCACTGCTTGCCACGTTAACCGAGCAAGGGTTAATTCAATTTGGCAATGTAATGTTTATGCCAAATGCATGGGGTAACAATGGTAGCGCCTTTCTTCAATTTGTTTTAACCGAAAAAGGACAGGCCCAGCAAGATACAATTCTGGCGAGTACCTTTAGCTACTTAGCGCAAATTAAAAGCCAAGGTATTAGCCAAGCACACTTTGACGAGCTAAAAGGTCTACTTAACCTGCAATATGAAGATTATCGCGCGCCAGCAGCCTTACCATTGGCTATGCAATTAGCGCAGCCTATTTTTGATGTACCAAGCGAACACTTAATTGATCACAACTTTGTTGCCAAGCAATTTAATGCCAATCAAATTGGCGATCTTGTCGATCATTTAACGCCAGAACGCGCACGTATTTACCACATTAATCCTGAAGAAAAAGTCGATACTGAATTAACTTACGCTGAGGGTGGCTACCGCGTTGCAGCCATTACCCAGCAAGAGTTAGCAACATGGCAAAGCTCGCCACTAGCGGTGAAATTGCCAGCGGCGCAAATTATTGAGCAAGAAGAAGCTGTAGAAGTTGTGCTAGACGGAGATTATTCTTCACCGAAGAAAATTTTTAGTGAAGCGGGCACTCAAGTGTTTTACTCACAAAGTACTCACCACAAGGGTAAAGAGGGAGTGCTAAACCTTGCACTAACCTCAACTGCCCCATCTGAGAATATCGACAATGCCGTCAGTGCATCGCTACTTAACGTCATTTTTATTAAAGAAAATCAACGTTTGCTGCAACGCGCTCAGCAGCGTAATGGTGTAATGATCAGCCCTGCGCCAAACAATGCCAATAACACGGTATTTCGTTTGTTTGGTCGTAGCAGCAAGCAATTTAAGTTAGCCACTCAGCTTGTCGAAGAATTCAAAGGGTTAGAAATTACTGAACGTGACTTTAAATCAGCCTTGAAGCTTGTGAATGACTCACTCGAAAGTATGCAAGAGTTGAAAATTTCCGATCAGTTGTCATTCCATGCAATGAATTTAACTCGCCGTAGCCCATATCAATATTCGGTCAAGGCAACGCGCAAAGCCCTTGCCAATGCTTCTTTAGAAAAAGTACAGGCAATGCATCAGCAAATCCTCAACAACAACTTTGTTGATATTTATGCCCATGGTAATTTTGCACCAAACAAGCTGATCGAATTTGCGAAACAAACGCGTGAATTATTGGGTAAAAGTGAAATGCAGCCTTGGTATATAGCTTCAGAGTTTTCTGTTAAACAAGGTAGCGCAGTGGTTAAAAAAGTGTCGGTTAAACAAGACGGCGTTGGCCTAGTCGATACTTACATTTACCCAAAGCAATCGGCAAAAGTGCTAGCTCAGTTGCATTTGCTTAATCGCTTGTCATCAACACCACTATTTAAGGAGTTGAGAACCAATCAACAAGTTGGCTATGTGGTCAGAAGTTACGAAGAAAATATTCACGACTATCCGGCATTGTCGGTGATGATTGTTAGTGACAATACAAACTTGCAACAGCTAAAAGAAAGAATCGAATCTTTCCAAATTGGCTTTTACAACGCACTGGAGCAAGTAGATGAAAAAGCGATTACTCAACTGGCTAACTCAGTCGCTGATGAACTCAGTAAAAAGCCGGAAAATATCTTTGTTGAAGTAGGCCACTATATTCAAGATTGGGAGCAAAATAAGCACGCTTTTAGCACCAAAGCACAGCAAATTCGCGATATTAAAGCGACCACGAAAGCTGACTTACTTGCGCTTTATAAAGATATGTTTATTCAAGGTAAATTTATGAATGCCTTAACCCAATTAAAAGGCGAAGACTTTAAAGATACCGGCTACTACAGTTGGTCAGCCGCGGGTGAGTAG
- the purU gene encoding formyltetrahydrofolate deformylase — translation MQSHHHYVLTWQCPDTSGVLAKITQNLYEHGAFITETAQYSDPYSDTFFSRIAFDDRSLTVPIEEFIAGIETLAKPLNMQYQLRSRDLLPKVVIAVSKDDHCLVSLLTKWKAGVLPIDIVAVVSNHTDCQALTQWHGIPFHHLPITADTKAEQEAQMLKLFNDYEAELLVLARYMQILSDDLCEKLRGKAINIHHSFLPSFKGARPYHQAHARGVKVIGATAHYVTADLDEGPIIAQEVKPINHTFTIEQMVHMGHDLEATALSHAVKMHAEQRICLNGDKTVILA, via the coding sequence ATGCAGTCTCATCATCATTATGTTCTTACTTGGCAGTGCCCTGATACCTCTGGGGTATTGGCAAAAATCACCCAAAACTTGTATGAACACGGCGCATTTATTACTGAAACTGCACAGTATAGTGATCCTTACAGCGACACCTTTTTCTCACGCATTGCCTTTGATGACAGGTCGCTAACGGTTCCCATTGAAGAATTTATCGCTGGTATCGAAACACTAGCTAAGCCACTGAATATGCAGTATCAACTGCGCAGCAGAGATTTATTGCCAAAAGTGGTGATAGCGGTATCAAAAGACGACCATTGTTTAGTGTCATTGCTAACCAAGTGGAAAGCGGGTGTGCTACCAATCGATATCGTTGCGGTGGTATCTAACCATACCGACTGCCAAGCGTTAACCCAGTGGCACGGTATTCCATTTCATCACCTACCGATTACCGCTGACACCAAGGCCGAACAGGAAGCGCAAATGCTGAAGCTGTTCAATGATTATGAAGCGGAATTGCTTGTTCTCGCTCGATATATGCAGATATTGTCTGACGATTTATGTGAGAAGTTACGAGGCAAAGCGATAAACATTCATCACTCTTTCTTACCCAGCTTTAAGGGCGCAAGACCTTACCATCAAGCCCATGCTCGCGGCGTTAAAGTGATTGGCGCAACCGCGCACTATGTCACCGCTGATCTTGATGAAGGGCCGATTATTGCGCAAGAAGTTAAACCCATCAACCATACCTTTACCATCGAACAAATGGTGCATATGGGCCACGACCTTGAAGCCACTGCATTATCGCATGCGGTAAAAATGCACGCCGAACAACGTATTTGTTTAAATGGTGATAAAACGGTTATTTTAGCCTAG
- a CDS encoding CBU_0592 family membrane protein, whose protein sequence is MSLSLFADIIGMSGTFLVVLAFFLIQLEKLSPKGMAYNLLNLTGAILLLISLCINFNLASFVIEIFWIAASLVGIYRYYQREPAQAS, encoded by the coding sequence ATGTCTCTTAGTTTATTTGCCGATATCATCGGTATGTCAGGCACGTTTTTAGTGGTGCTTGCTTTCTTTTTAATTCAGTTAGAAAAGCTTAGCCCAAAAGGCATGGCGTACAACTTGTTAAATCTAACAGGTGCGATTTTACTACTGATCAGCCTATGTATTAATTTCAACTTGGCGAGCTTTGTGATAGAAATTTTCTGGATTGCGGCATCACTAGTTGGTATTTACCGTTATTACCAGCGAGAGCCAGCACAAGCCAGCTAA
- the yihI gene encoding Der GTPase-activating protein YihI: MTRKKKSRKPGVGSSGIRKTDTTNSSVVVSDKKPKKKTGKAAGSRQIEGTKSKKAGNTNKPAKDPRIGSKKPIELGTLASSKTATPAVKHKPNKPRIANVRVIDAAPSLAQQLAAIENDERLQLILAKQEQEEALSSEEVDLYNELMDEYERLSAQLAEQEDTTSAPSNTPDGALDDDDLWNKLDTSDFSDYSDES; this comes from the coding sequence ATGACACGTAAAAAGAAATCAAGAAAGCCTGGTGTAGGCTCTAGTGGCATTCGCAAAACTGACACAACAAACAGTTCAGTCGTTGTTTCTGATAAAAAGCCAAAGAAAAAAACAGGTAAAGCCGCCGGTAGTCGCCAAATCGAAGGGACAAAATCCAAAAAAGCTGGCAACACAAACAAGCCAGCTAAAGATCCACGCATTGGCAGTAAAAAACCTATTGAGCTGGGCACCTTAGCCTCAAGCAAAACGGCGACACCAGCAGTAAAACACAAACCCAATAAACCTCGTATCGCAAACGTTCGTGTCATTGATGCAGCACCAAGCCTTGCCCAGCAACTTGCAGCGATTGAAAACGACGAGCGGCTCCAGCTTATTCTTGCCAAGCAAGAGCAAGAAGAGGCGTTGAGCAGTGAAGAAGTCGATCTTTACAATGAACTAATGGACGAATACGAACGTTTATCTGCACAGTTAGCTGAGCAAGAAGATACGACATCGGCACCTTCGAATACGCCGGATGGCGCGTTAGATGACGATGACTTATGGAATAAGCTCGACACCTCAGATTTCTCAGACTATTCAGACGAAAGCTAA
- a CDS encoding TraR/DksA family transcriptional regulator — MSEQLKQQFTERIVELQQRIDSIHQDFADGRHADWSEQAGERENDEVLNALESEAKVEIQQLSNAITLIDNGNYGYCQKCGEQINPKRLAVQPAAIKCINCAD; from the coding sequence ATGTCAGAGCAGTTAAAACAACAATTTACCGAGCGTATCGTTGAGCTACAACAACGCATTGACTCTATCCATCAAGACTTTGCCGACGGGCGCCATGCCGATTGGTCTGAGCAAGCCGGTGAGCGTGAAAACGACGAAGTGCTTAACGCGTTAGAGTCAGAAGCAAAAGTTGAGATACAACAACTTTCTAACGCCATTACCCTTATCGACAACGGCAACTATGGCTATTGCCAAAAGTGCGGCGAACAAATAAACCCTAAGCGTTTAGCCGTCCAGCCCGCAGCTATCAAGTGCATCAACTGCGCTGACTAA
- the hemN gene encoding oxygen-independent coproporphyrinogen III oxidase: protein MQIAQLFDKKLLAKYNTSGPRYTSYPTALEFHDEFNDQAFTDAVAGSDTRDLSIYVHIPFCHSLCYYCGCNKIVTRHRDKADIYLDYLAKEIIQRAPLFNEYQVKQIHWGGGTPSFLTKTQITHLVNLLKQHFKFAEQLEMSIEVDPREIELDLADHLYELGFNRMSIGVQDIDEQVQKAINREQSTEFITDFTHHAKAVGFQSINIDLIYGLPHQTLDTFGRTLASVEEMAVDRISLFSYAHLPSRFAAQRKLKDEWLPNANEKLALMQLAIETLCQQGFDFIGMDHFAKPDDELAIAQRTGNLHRNFQGYTTQGDCDLLGLGVSSISAVGRCYSQNNKELKQYYQMIDEHSHAVEKGVTLNTDDVLRGKVIRSLMCNMSLDKRVIEQEFNIVFDDYFADELTSLETFIEDNLVTNREHEIVVHAKARLLIRNICMSFDAYMKQHINQQRFSRVI from the coding sequence ATGCAAATTGCACAGTTATTCGATAAAAAACTCTTAGCTAAATACAATACCAGTGGCCCAAGGTATACCTCTTACCCGACGGCACTAGAGTTTCACGATGAATTTAACGATCAAGCCTTTACTGACGCCGTTGCTGGCTCAGACACGCGTGATTTGTCTATTTATGTGCACATTCCATTTTGTCACAGCCTTTGTTACTACTGCGGCTGCAATAAAATTGTAACGCGTCATCGCGATAAAGCCGATATCTACCTAGACTACCTTGCCAAAGAAATCATCCAACGTGCGCCTTTGTTTAATGAGTATCAAGTCAAACAAATTCACTGGGGTGGCGGTACACCAAGCTTTTTAACCAAAACGCAAATTACCCATTTGGTTAACTTACTCAAGCAACACTTCAAGTTTGCTGAGCAATTGGAGATGAGCATTGAAGTTGACCCACGTGAAATCGAGCTAGATTTAGCAGATCATTTATACGAGCTGGGCTTTAATCGCATGAGCATCGGTGTACAAGACATTGATGAACAAGTGCAAAAGGCGATCAACCGCGAGCAATCTACCGAGTTTATTACCGACTTCACGCATCATGCAAAAGCCGTGGGCTTTCAGTCCATTAATATCGATTTAATTTACGGGCTACCGCACCAAACGCTTGATACCTTTGGTCGCACACTCGCCAGTGTTGAAGAAATGGCCGTTGATCGCATTTCGCTGTTCAGCTACGCCCACTTGCCATCGCGTTTTGCCGCGCAGCGCAAGCTCAAAGACGAATGGTTACCGAATGCCAATGAAAAGCTCGCACTCATGCAACTAGCGATAGAAACGCTATGTCAGCAAGGTTTTGACTTTATAGGTATGGATCATTTTGCCAAACCCGATGACGAATTAGCGATAGCGCAGCGCACAGGTAATTTACATCGCAACTTCCAAGGTTACACTACTCAAGGTGACTGTGATTTGCTTGGCTTAGGGGTTTCTTCAATAAGCGCCGTAGGCCGCTGTTACAGCCAAAACAACAAAGAACTTAAACAGTATTACCAAATGATTGACGAGCATAGCCATGCCGTTGAAAAAGGCGTAACACTGAACACCGACGATGTATTGCGCGGCAAAGTTATCCGCTCACTAATGTGCAACATGTCGCTCGACAAACGCGTAATTGAACAAGAGTTTAATATTGTGTTTGACGACTACTTCGCTGATGAATTGACCTCGCTAGAAACCTTTATTGAAGACAACTTAGTCACTAATCGAGAGCATGAAATTGTCGTACATGCCAAAGCTCGCCTACTCATTCGTAACATTTGTATGAGCTTTGATGCTTATATGAAGCAACACATTAACCAACAACGCTTCTCACGCGTTATCTAG
- a CDS encoding DUF1285 domain-containing protein, translating into MSLDNLFAQLDGHLCGEEKKAPPVDLWNPAYCGEIDLQIKQNGDWFYMGTPFKRLSLVKLFASVLKKEDSEYFLVTPVEKVKIQVEDSPFLITRWEWKDEQPHSELLLATNLGDEFVLNEQHPLRLDSEGNIYITVRRNLEAKVHRNVYYQWVEVAKEVASDSSTSLFMHSQGRGYEIGRY; encoded by the coding sequence ATGTCGTTAGATAATTTGTTTGCACAGCTCGATGGGCATCTTTGTGGCGAAGAGAAAAAAGCGCCACCGGTTGATTTGTGGAACCCAGCGTATTGTGGCGAAATTGATTTACAGATTAAGCAAAACGGTGATTGGTTTTATATGGGCACGCCGTTTAAACGTTTGTCTTTGGTTAAGCTGTTCGCATCGGTGCTGAAAAAAGAAGATAGCGAGTACTTTTTAGTCACCCCTGTAGAGAAAGTAAAAATTCAGGTGGAAGACAGCCCGTTTCTCATTACGCGCTGGGAATGGAAAGATGAGCAGCCTCATTCTGAGCTGTTACTCGCGACCAATTTAGGCGATGAGTTTGTGTTAAACGAGCAGCATCCCCTTCGATTAGATAGCGAGGGTAATATTTACATTACGGTGCGCCGCAATTTAGAGGCGAAAGTACATCGCAATGTTTATTATCAATGGGTTGAGGTGGCGAAAGAAGTTGCAAGTGATAGTAGCACTAGCCTATTTATGCATAGCCAAGGGCGAGGGTATGAAATAGGGCGTTATTAA
- a CDS encoding DUF2489 domain-containing protein has translation MTENIWLVLAVVGALIIFALAIYAGKLLMQLKQQNVAQAKAEQERQAQLQKHDRKVLDSLLIIVKAMKEEQCEYSEGAWRLTVLMDSLKLTPTMSAEFPAIVELYESIKHHSILAERKKLPKQQRMKQDVERMQAEAKLTEQISLELDTLYETATAQRASISESS, from the coding sequence ATGACCGAAAACATATGGCTTGTGTTAGCCGTTGTTGGCGCCCTGATCATTTTTGCCCTAGCAATTTACGCAGGTAAGTTGTTAATGCAACTCAAGCAGCAAAATGTCGCCCAAGCTAAAGCCGAGCAAGAGCGCCAAGCGCAATTGCAAAAGCACGATCGCAAAGTGCTCGACAGTTTATTGATCATCGTCAAAGCGATGAAAGAAGAGCAATGTGAATATAGTGAAGGCGCATGGCGATTAACTGTGCTGATGGACTCATTGAAATTAACGCCCACTATGTCGGCAGAATTTCCTGCTATAGTTGAGTTATACGAGAGTATTAAACATCACTCAATACTCGCCGAGCGCAAAAAATTGCCCAAACAGCAACGCATGAAACAAGATGTCGAGCGCATGCAAGCCGAGGCAAAGCTAACGGAGCAAATTTCATTGGAACTCGACACCCTATATGAAACCGCAACCGCACAACGAGCCAGTATAAGCGAATCTTCATAA
- a CDS encoding serine hydrolase domain-containing protein, with protein sequence MNKSNNQCPIRALFIAIALTAISATAIATQIDSTENANIRAFEHGLIDYMKRGQEDKKPQSINKRMLAYQVPGVSVAIIENGKVLRSTGYGTRLNGKTLPVDADTVFSVGSVSKIINAALILRLVAAGKLDLDKNIDDYLTSWQVPNSSFTHAHPVTLRQILAHTAGFNQHGFADFQPGERLPTTLQTLNGQSPAKHGAIKLMFTPGSKMDYSGGGITVSQLIVEEITGLTYPKAAEKYVFKPLSMQRSTFQNPLPENYGNIAYAHDDKGRPAAQPRGYEAMPEMAASGLWTSANDLAKFVIALLNSSMSENGFLPQPIAADMMTRVTNSWHGLGPRLNGKGKTRVFHHGGANQSYRAWIEGHLASGDGIVVLTNGTNGHWIYRELRKSAEDAFAWPVKDDGGLEEPEFTQ encoded by the coding sequence GTGAACAAGTCAAACAATCAGTGCCCAATACGTGCACTTTTTATCGCCATAGCGCTAACTGCAATCAGTGCTACCGCTATTGCGACACAAATAGACTCAACAGAAAACGCCAATATTCGCGCATTTGAACACGGTTTGATTGATTATATGAAGCGTGGCCAAGAAGATAAAAAGCCGCAGTCAATAAATAAGCGCATGTTGGCATATCAGGTTCCAGGGGTAAGTGTGGCGATTATTGAAAACGGCAAAGTACTCAGGTCAACTGGCTATGGGACACGCCTCAACGGTAAAACGTTGCCAGTAGATGCTGACACCGTTTTTTCAGTAGGCTCTGTCAGTAAGATAATTAACGCCGCACTTATTTTGCGCTTGGTGGCAGCAGGTAAGCTGGATTTAGACAAAAATATCGATGATTATCTGACCTCGTGGCAAGTACCCAACAGTTCCTTTACACATGCTCATCCTGTGACCTTGCGCCAAATTCTGGCACACACGGCAGGTTTTAACCAGCACGGCTTTGCCGACTTTCAACCAGGTGAGCGTTTACCAACGACGTTACAAACCTTGAATGGGCAAAGCCCTGCAAAACACGGCGCAATCAAGCTTATGTTTACGCCAGGTTCAAAAATGGATTACTCAGGCGGTGGCATTACCGTTAGTCAACTAATAGTTGAAGAAATTACCGGCTTAACATACCCCAAAGCCGCTGAAAAATATGTCTTTAAGCCATTAAGCATGCAGCGAAGTACTTTTCAAAATCCGCTCCCTGAAAATTACGGCAATATTGCTTATGCCCACGATGATAAAGGCAGACCAGCTGCACAGCCGCGTGGTTACGAAGCCATGCCTGAGATGGCAGCATCTGGTCTATGGACAAGTGCTAACGATCTAGCCAAATTTGTTATTGCACTGCTAAACAGCTCGATGAGTGAAAATGGCTTTCTACCCCAACCTATTGCCGCCGACATGATGACCAGAGTAACCAATAGCTGGCACGGCCTTGGCCCACGCTTAAACGGCAAAGGTAAAACACGGGTATTTCATCACGGCGGCGCGAATCAAAGTTATCGCGCTTGGATAGAGGGACACTTAGCCAGCGGTGATGGCATTGTCGTACTTACCAATGGCACCAATGGCCATTGGATTTATCGAGAACTGCGTAAGTCAGCGGAAGATGCCTTTGCTTGGCCAGTAAAAGATGATGGAGGTCTGGAAGAACCCGAATTTACCCAGTAA
- a CDS encoding SOS response-associated peptidase, which yields MCGRLNIIDDPIAQFINDVLGIEFNTQTNPDLRPSQDIAAIIRPSGQFQQLNATWGIQPEWSNRLLINAQAETVNTKPTFKAAFGHSRCLVPCSGWYEWKTEHNKKAKYAFTHASEQPFLMAGILYDLAAPKLVTLTTSPNEKCGEIHKRMPVLIQPEHIDYWFNAQPNELDPLMDAISGDCILIQKA from the coding sequence ATGTGTGGCCGATTAAACATCATTGACGATCCAATCGCACAGTTTATTAACGATGTGTTAGGAATCGAATTTAATACCCAAACCAACCCTGATTTACGCCCTTCGCAGGATATTGCCGCTATTATTCGCCCTAGTGGGCAATTCCAACAGCTTAATGCCACATGGGGCATTCAACCTGAGTGGTCGAATCGGTTATTAATTAATGCACAAGCGGAGACGGTTAACACCAAACCCACATTCAAAGCCGCATTTGGTCATAGCCGCTGCTTAGTGCCTTGTTCAGGCTGGTACGAATGGAAAACAGAGCATAATAAAAAAGCCAAATACGCTTTTACCCATGCTAGTGAACAGCCTTTTTTAATGGCGGGCATACTCTATGATCTTGCCGCGCCTAAACTTGTCACACTCACCACCAGCCCGAACGAAAAATGTGGCGAGATTCACAAACGTATGCCTGTGCTAATTCAGCCAGAGCATATCGACTACTGGTTTAATGCTCAGCCGAATGAGCTAGACCCTTTGATGGACGCAATTAGCGGTGACTGTATTCTCATACAGAAGGCTTAA